The following proteins are co-located in the Eleginops maclovinus isolate JMC-PN-2008 ecotype Puerto Natales chromosome 1, JC_Emac_rtc_rv5, whole genome shotgun sequence genome:
- the vgll4a gene encoding transcription cofactor vestigial-like protein 4: MLFTRMDLLNSQFLDKMNNNIGRLHYEDESRTPSLPTAMSNITGPPPHCPSKRKYGEEQMDDRINCDDDHMTKMSRLFASQLARPSAGDNRNEHWSLAHTPMEHVTSSSNGPHGNHLYASYSSYAVDQPLVLTKSIHDVGVRTQGRSVISGTVERQQNRPSVITCAPASNRNCNLSHCHKNDCSPSPPADEMKTNANTECDPVIEEHFRRSLGKNYKEAEPVSNSVSITGSVDDHFAKALGDAWLQIKAKDGGHQTPEADQ, translated from the exons ATGCTATTCACTAGAATGGACCTGTTGAACTCTCAGTTCCTGGACAAGATGAACAATAACATCGGGAGACTGCACTACGAAG ATGAGTCCAGGACACCCTCCCTTCCGACTGCTATGTCCAACATCACTGGccctcctcctcactgcccAAGCAAACGAAAGTATGGCGAAGAACAAATGGACGACCGAATCAACTGTGATGATGACCACATGACCAAAATGAGCAGATTGTTTGCCAGCCAACT GGCCCGTCCATCTGCTGGAGACAATCGTAATGAACACTGGAGCCTTGCTCACACTCCTATGGAGCATGTTACTTCATCCTCCAACGGTCCCCATGGGAACCACCTGTATGCTTCTTACTCTAGCTATGCTGTAGACCAGCCTCTGGTTCTGACCAAGAGCATCCACGACGTTGGAGTCAGGACCCAAGGGAGGTCTGTCATCAGTGGGACTGTGGAACGGCAGCAG AATCGTCCCTCTGTTATTACCTGTGCCCCTGCGAGCAACCGTAATTGTAACCTGTCGCACTGCCACAAGAACGACTGTTCACCCAGCCCACCTGCTGATGAGATGAAGACCAACG CCAACACAGAATGCGACCCTGTGATTGAGGAGCACTTTCGCCGCAGCCTGGGAAAGAACTACAAAGAAGCAGAGCCTGTGTCCAACTCCGTGTCTATCACAGGATCAGTGGATGATCATTTTGCCAAGGCGCTGGGAGATGCCTGGCTTCAAATCAAGGCTAAGGATGGGGGTCATCAAACCCCAGAGGCAGATCAATGA